A segment of the Scomber japonicus isolate fScoJap1 chromosome 5, fScoJap1.pri, whole genome shotgun sequence genome:
tgagtctgaacagctccaaacactcatatctgATTttactgtccgtgacgtctctatGCTTACGtttctacgctacgtcactctatgcgacaccagaaccgcgcttattccagttgttgttgctaggtgatatcactggaggacttattccagttgttgttgctaggtgatatcactggaggacttattccagttgttgttgctaggtgatattactggaggcaacggaggacgtcgtaaacatcagtccatggacagaggaccaaaccatattgttaatctttggggagatggctcggttcaaGAGAAGCTTGAGGGTTTGTtgtcgctgtcgcaattatatgacatcacacaaagacgcctccgctctgacaatgttgccatggcaacctgtcagattggtcattaatgtggcccagtctgaacagagccaaatccgatttggacactttataaaaacagtgcggacagtcaggcctaaaggTCAGAGTTGAATCAGAttggcctgcagtgtgaacgcagccctAAAAAAGCTGAAACAAGAGAATTTTCATcatttagctttaaaaaaaagttgttaatCACAtgattaatgaataataattcaATTAAAATCTTTCTCGTGGCTCTAAAGTGTATTAAAAGCGGGCTGCATTGACAAATCTTGAATAATACGCTCAGCTTGTCACACCTTGTCATTGATGTTATCCCCAGATGATTTCAGCAACGTCACCAGTCTCTGAACGATTTCTGCAGCAAAACAagaaaactgattaaaaactgACACACATGAGCAGATCGCTTCATGAAATACTGTTAAAACGAGAGTTCGGGTTCAATGACATTTTAATCAAATTCATGATGCATGTTTCCGCTGCAGAGAAGCACGTTAACTCGAGATCAGACGTtgtatcattaatattaataatacctGCGTTTTGTTTCTCTATTGATCTtcactaataaaataaacagtgaggagaaagaaaagcttTGATGAAGAGACGTCGGCTTATTTTACAACTCCTCATTTACATACTGCAGAATTATTTACACAGAGAGATTGTtctactgtatatagtattttattatataaataataaatactgcttgtgtgaatttgaattggatctaggcatgggatgataaccgtttTCAAGGTATActgcgatttgaaaaagccacaatAACCAAAACCACCAAATCTTCTGTCAGGTGtcatccctcaggtggtgcagctgcagtgtagagtatcacgacccctcacactgtcattacagtgtatattcaggttaaattaacgtgcgtctttatttttcttccttttaggaacattttagagctgtaatcacaataccaccataccatgaaaccgtgatatttctgcttatggttatcataccgccagaatctcataccggcccatgcctagttggatcaataaagatacatctcATTTTACTAATTTCCTTTTACATTTCTGAGTACTTTGCTGGTGTTAAACTGTTTATCTTTAGGATGTTTTACAGAGAGAATGATGCAATTTAatgcaaattatttttaaaaatcagaacTCATTATGTTTGGGTTCATATGTAGTTGTTCTAGGGCGGGGCGATATAGATAAAATCaattattacaatattattGACTAAATACTTTGATATCGATATCAgaacaatattgtagggatgactattggtgctttcaccaaataatcattagtaatgtgaatataatgacaaagtgaatAAAAGGCAAATAAGAGAACAGCTAGAAGAATCGgctaagttcagaaaattacatacttttactgtaacaccgcctttaaaaccaggaaaagacacttcTGCTATACCACGATACTAAGATATCCAActtctaagacgatatctagtctatAATGTTGATATATTACCAAGGCCTAAGAGACTAATACTCAGTTTTCAGTGTTCAGTTTTGTGTGTCAAATGATATATATTACCATATCTGGTTTTTTGCTCTAAtttcctaaaagtagctgcggTGTGACTGCTACAGCAGGGAACAGGAAATGTGCTCATTACAGAGTTTCACACAACCTGATTTGTTAGTCTGTGGTTTGACACATAAACACTTTTCACTGCTTTTATTTCTTATCATCTGTACCAACTTGCAACCTCTCTCTATAAAAAAAGTCCTCATAATTAACTGTTAAATAGCTGAAAATGAATCCAGGAAATTAGTATAAAATCTATTCCTAtctcaatttgacccgagaggacgacaggaaggttaaaggacCTGCAGTCAGCAATCACATcattaattaaaatcactaaaCTAATATGCATGTACGACTATCAGTTCATAACCAAGTTCGAGAGACGCTCACCGTCTTGGTCTTCAACATGCATGTCGGGGATCGGTGCCGAGTCAGCGATCTCCACGAGCCGACCTGCCACGACCGTCCGAGTCCTGTCTGAAGATTTACCTGAGAATAAAAAGCATTTGATAGGAAATGATCAATGTGGAAAAAACTCAACTGaagaatgaaaatgagtcaAACTCTGTGGAAGAAATGCTGCTTACCTGCCCCACCTGCTGACTGGAATACTATATGATCTGTTTCTATGCCCGTGTGACGAGGGCTGTTGGACCGACTCCTTCCTCTGACTGAATCCAATCCTTCACGTTTTGGTAAGCTCATGCTATCGAACTCAATCATACTCCAGTCTGACTCCAATCCTTCAAAATATGCTGGTGTGTCCATGCTGCGATCGCTGCAGGTGATGATCCTTTCCCATTTGGACCTCTGCCCTGACCTCATGCAGCAGTATGCATCGAGCAGCTGCAACAACTCATTCCCCTCCATGTCGTCCACAGGCATCGTGCTCGCCATTTTCAATAGCTGGAAACAACAGAAATGAGCTTTCTTTACTCGAATGTCAAATCAACAGAAatgctttacagagaaaaagacagagatgaCTAAAGCAACTACATATTGTGATGTATTGCATTGTAATGTTAGttttatgattttaatttgctttaatAACTTCTGATTGATGAGCATTTTGAATTACAACACTAGGAGGCGCttgtgaatgaataaaaaaagcttttaaacctttttgtcttttgacgtcttacaaaaagcagtgtgtagtcaggctcacatttcagatgtctatgagttgttaacagctccaccaaatagtgatttttccctctaaacttctcacatgctttcatttcaataaatgttcaaatgatccaatatttcagcaaaaatcaaagattagagaaaaagtccaaaaactgaaaacacatttgtgtatcagaacttagttATTtcgtctttcctctcccattaatcatctcagcagccctcacatttatctgctgaccctttggaggggccccacccctaggttgggaaccactgactaaactagctaactgtatataaagtagtataaactagctaactgtatataaagtagtataaactagctaactgtatataaagtagtgtaaactagctaactgtatataaaataatataaactagctaactgtatataaagtagtataaactagctaactgtatataaagtaatataaactagctaactgtatataaagtaatataaactagctaactgtatataaagtagtataaactagctaactgtatataaaataatataaactagctaactgtatataaagtagtataaactagctaactgtatataaagtaatataaactagctaactgtatataaagtaatataaactagctaactgtatataaaataatataaactagctaactgtatataaagtagtataaactagctaactgtatataaagtagtataaactagctaactgtatataaagtagtataaactagctaactgtatataaagtagtgtaaactagctaactgtatataaagtagtgtaaactagctaactgtatataaagtagtataaactagctaactgtatataaagtagtataaactagctaactgtatataaagtagtgtaaactagctaactgtatataaagtagtgtaaactagctaactgtatataaagtcgtataaactagctaactgtatataaagtcgtataaactagctaactgtatataaagtagtgtaaactagctaactgtatataaagtagtataaactagctaactgtatataaagtagtgtaaactagctaactgtatataaagtcgtataaactagctaactgtatataaagtagtgtaaactagctaactgtatataaagtagtataaactagctaactgtatataaagtagtataaactagctaactgtatataaagtagtataaactagctaactgtatataaagtagtgtaaactagctaactgtatataaagtagtgtaaactagctaactgtatataaagtagtataaactagctaactgtatataaagtagtataaactagctccacctccagcagctacaacagtaacatgctgctctaacactgatgcttcactattaataatctaatgatgtcatatataataatatatcactacttttactgtaatactgtatactacatcgctcataatactgcagtacttttactgtaatactgcatactacatcgctcataatactgcagtacttttactgtaatactgcatactacatcactataatactgcagtacttttactgtaatactgcatactacatcactcataatactgcagtacttttactgtagtaggattgttcatgcaggacttttacgtCTATGGCAGTATTTGTACTTCTACTTCAGTTGCGTTTAGCAATAAGGAAATACTTTTAAGTAAATACTTCTGTAACCTACTTTGGTTATAAACTAAACACGGAGGCTCCACTGCTGAGATGCTGAACTTACTTTAACTTTACTCTGCGTGAATACAACTAAAAGTAACTTCTACAGTCCGATATCTAACAACTTAGCAGCAACATTGAAATCATTTCCAGAGTGTTAAAAGCGTATTTTCAGGTCGGACTTACCTTGAATGAGTCGCTGCAGCTGTTTCCTGAACTCGGTCGCAGAAGtgagtcaaaaaaaaagaaccaaattAAATCTGCACCAATTGTTTGATCTGCAGGTCATTGGTTGAATGTGACTGCATTGCCAGCTCTGCTTCCTGGATCAAAAGAGAAAGTGTTTACAGCGTAAAAAGTTATGCAGGGGCGGACCTACTGATTACGGGGCCCTGGGGCAATATAagccccccctccacacacacacacacacacacttcctttaATGTAGTATGCTGCCTATCTTATAACtatattgatattttaatttcattttatgaaCATGAGAAACATGTGCTCaaagttatatttaaatatttatatgtacAGTGCACCCGgaaaagtattcacaccccttcactttttttcctcatcaatctacacacaataccccataatgacaaagccAAAAGGgtttttagaaataaaaaaataaaaaaactgaaatatcacgTGTATAAGTGTGGAATTTGCATGAATTTCTGAAAAACCTTTTTCACTTTCtcattatggggtattgtgtatactgctcacatacttccatgcgtcctttacgttggcatggatgttaaccgatacatccaccagggggcagcaccgagtcaaaaacaaacatggcgactgtggaggagatattgataatgttcctcttgcataaaagacaaaaacgataggtttaaccctcctgttgtccttgagtcaagaaaggaagggaggaaggaaggaaaggaggaagaaagaaggaaagggggaagaaggaaggaaagaagggagggaggaaggaaggaaggagggaaggaagaaagaaagaaagaaggaaggaaggagggagggacggagaaaggaaaagaggaaggaaggaacaaaggacagaggaaagaacgaaggaagaaaggaaggagggaggaagggagggaggaaggaaaggtgggaggtaggaaagagggaaggaagaagggaaggaagggaggaaggtaggggaaagaaagagagaaggagggaggaaggaagggaggaaagagaggggagggtgacaggaaggttaaagtttctaaccaactcgtaCAACCTCTCCTCagaaagttcctccattgttatttcttctttgtgtctcactagagctacgtattgagtagtgacagcaac
Coding sequences within it:
- the si:ch211-218c6.8 gene encoding uncharacterized protein si:ch211-218c6.8, with the translated sequence MASTMPVDDMEGNELLQLLDAYCCMRSGQRSKWERIITCSDRSMDTPAYFEGLESDWSMIEFDSMSLPKREGLDSVRGRSRSNSPRHTGIETDHIVFQSAGGAGKSSDRTRTVVAGRLVEIADSAPIPDMHVEDQDEIVQRLVTLLKSSGDNINDKIKQNPFLQQQLSSMTYDTFAKLTSSVQSLVQPEGRAAAAAAAASDRRIQQQKIALAFEVTSRLSAMEVIPRRRVLSFADQYIQQHHQDWLQQQGGWKEAFENVD